One window from the genome of Deltaproteobacteria bacterium encodes:
- a CDS encoding nitrate reductase subunit alpha, giving the protein MGWIKDIISPETRQWEEFYRNRFQHDRIVRSTHGVNCTGGCSWQIHVKDGIVVWETQQIDYPLLEDKLPPYEPRGCQRGISYSWYLYSPLRIKYPLIRGSLIDAYREEKEKTGDPLKAWEALQKDKEKRKKYQNARGKGGFRRVGWDEVLELMAAANIYTAKKYGPDRVIGFSPIPAMSMLSYAAGGRFLQLFGGVNLSFYDWYCDLPTAFPEIWGEQTDVCESADWYNAKMIADMGACLNMTRTPDCHFFAESRHNGTKAVVFSPDFSQVCKYADQWVPLHAGSDGAFWMAVSHVILKEFHHEKQTPYFLKYAKQYTDSPYLVVLDKEGDHYPSAKSPEGGTVSPYKPGRLLRANALAPFKDIENGDWKFLNIDEKSGNFVVPKGAMGHRWGKEQGKWNMKFENSTDD; this is encoded by the coding sequence ATGGGTTGGATCAAAGACATCATCTCTCCGGAAACGCGGCAGTGGGAGGAATTTTACCGGAACCGCTTTCAGCATGACCGTATCGTCAGAAGCACGCATGGGGTCAACTGCACCGGGGGTTGTTCCTGGCAGATTCATGTCAAAGACGGCATCGTGGTTTGGGAGACACAGCAAATCGATTATCCGCTTCTCGAAGACAAACTTCCGCCTTATGAACCGCGCGGATGTCAGAGGGGGATTTCCTATTCCTGGTATTTGTACAGCCCCCTTCGGATCAAATATCCGCTGATCCGGGGTTCCCTGATTGACGCCTACCGGGAAGAGAAAGAAAAAACCGGTGATCCTCTCAAGGCGTGGGAAGCCCTGCAAAAGGACAAAGAGAAGCGCAAGAAGTATCAAAATGCCCGCGGCAAGGGGGGATTTCGGAGAGTCGGTTGGGACGAGGTTCTGGAACTCATGGCGGCCGCCAATATTTATACGGCCAAAAAATACGGCCCCGACCGGGTCATCGGTTTTTCGCCGATCCCTGCCATGTCGATGTTAAGCTACGCGGCGGGCGGACGATTCCTTCAGCTTTTTGGCGGCGTCAATTTGAGTTTCTACGACTGGTACTGCGATCTTCCCACCGCTTTTCCGGAAATCTGGGGCGAGCAGACCGACGTTTGCGAGAGCGCCGACTGGTACAACGCCAAGATGATCGCCGACATGGGGGCCTGCCTCAACATGACAAGGACCCCCGATTGCCATTTTTTCGCGGAGTCGCGGCACAACGGCACCAAGGCGGTGGTCTTTTCGCCCGATTTCAGCCAGGTCTGCAAGTACGCGGACCAGTGGGTGCCTCTCCACGCGGGGAGCGACGGCGCGTTCTGGATGGCGGTTTCGCATGTTATTTTGAAGGAATTTCACCACGAAAAACAGACCCCTTATTTTCTGAAGTACGCCAAACAGTACACCGACAGCCCGTACCTCGTTGTTCTTGACAAAGAGGGGGATCATTACCCTTCGGCGAAGTCCCCGGAGGGGGGTACTGTTTCACCGTACAAGCCGGGGCGCCTTCTTCGCGCCAACGCACTTGCCCCATTCAAGGATATCGAGAACGGCGACTGGAAATTTCTGAATATCGACGAAAAATCGGGAAATTTTGTCGTGCCCAAGGGGGCGATGGGGCATCGCTGGGGCAAGGAGCAGGGGAAGTGGAACATGAAGTTCGAGAATTCGACGGACGATC